The following is a genomic window from Platichthys flesus chromosome 13, fPlaFle2.1, whole genome shotgun sequence.
CTGAGCACATCCTGAGAAACGAGAAGGAGATGAGCGGATCATCTGAATCCAAATATGATTTCTAATGTTCACCGGGCTGCTCTCCTCAGCCACCAGCAGCCACCAGCAGCCAGCCCTGGTCAAGGAGCCGCTCCGCACTCAGACGGCAATCATGCTCTTCTGCTGACACCTAAAGGACAAAGTGGATTCTGGAGCTGCAGCGTAAAATCCActtttttcaaaaaacaaaaaacaggatatttttttgttcaaatattctttatttaaaaattacaataattcaCAGTTCATTTGGGAATTACAGCACACAATACAAAAAACTTACAGAGCGTGAATTTAAACATATTGCTTTGGTTATATTAGTACCCATATATGCTTCAAATAATGTAAACCAATGAGTCAGAACGTCGATGGAAATTAGAAACCGGAGCTCATGTATTTGCCTACTTTTTGAAAGGATTAACTTGATTCAAAGtgtaaaggaaaaacacacattgtaaaTTATCTTCATGGTCAAAGGACAAGATTTTTCAAAGCACAAAACACAAGAGGATACAGCACATGATTGATTGTGTCaacaaggaaataaaatattattgcTGTGTAAATAAAGCTAAGAAAAGCCATAAAAATAGTCTATAAAATATGTATACATGTACAGAGGATGTCATGGAAGCCTCTGATAGTGCAGACGTGTTCAAAATCTGCTAAATGCATAGAGAAATAAGTTACAGACAAAATACTCTGCGACGGTGGCTGTGTCAACTACACAGGGTGAGGAATCTGCCCCTCAACCTCAGGCCTCTCACGTCTACAGAAGGCAAAGACGACGCGGTTCACCAACGACTTCGTGTTCACAAATCTCTGCCTTTCACAGTGGTTCGTTTTTTTGGAAGATGCAGgtctttttttctattctgCACATTATTAATGTCGTACCCTTGAAAATCACGCCGGACGCGCTCGCTGTCAGCTGGAGCACGGCCGCCGTGAAAGACTGCTCTCATCAAGATAGAGATGCGTCATGAATATAAAaggaaattatatatatatatatatatatatatagaaatgcAAAAAGTCAGCACCAACTGACTGCGGtctgtgttcacatgaaaaAAATTCAGCAAACACTGCTGATGATCACCACTGTGGATGTAGTGTCTGCTTTGAAATAGGAATACAGTTAAAGTGACTCACCTTAATCTTTATCTATTTCAAAGTTAATTTGAGGACAAAAAGTGTCTAGTGTCTGCAAAATACATTAAAGTTCTTGTCAAAGTGATTACAGTGTATTTACTTAGCAATAAAGTATGAGTCCTGAATTAATGTAACATCAGGAACAGTAttgtaaaatacacacatttgctGTACTTGCAGCAAACATCTTCGACAGTAAAAGTCCTGTCCTCCATCAGACATCGGCCCAGGCCTGTTTTCAGTAATATTGCACAAAATGATAGAACATCAGAACTGTCTGGTGTTGAGTACCGCTGTGTGGTAACGTGGAAAAAGGCCTCCCATTGGATTGTACTGCAACTAGGAGAAAGTAGCCAGTAAGTGGAGGACGATGACACCGTTCAATAACTTACAAAGTCTTAAACTCTTTTCAGTGTCTTCTGGTGACACAGAAGAAATCTTTCATACATTCGTAACTTCAGTCATTTCTAAACtaattaaattcagtttttaagTACCGCTTACTTCAATGAGGACTCTTGAATAAATGAATCGCCTCGGCAATCACTTCAGACATTTTAGAAAGATGATTTTACCCCCATTATTCATAATCATCCTTTGACTCTACGAGTAAGAAATGGTATGCAACATCAAAAGATTTCAAAGATGAAGACTAAACGTACTCTGTTGGCGGACTGTGACGACATCTCAGGACATTCGATACTTTTCAGGAAGCTTTTCCTGCTTTGAGGCACATATACAACCTGTGGACGCCTGGGATCCTGATATTTCCAAGTCACCTGTTCTATATCAAGTTTTTACCAACTACCCATTCAATTCAAAGCTATGTAACAGTCTCTATCCTCAGTGAAAGTGAGGCTCTCCAACCAATGTTTAAAACTATTATTAATGATGTAAAAATAGCAAAATTCTGATGAAAAACATCCGATGTGCAACATCCGAATGATTAATAAGATAATTTCAAAACAGCCAGCATATGAAAACATCAGTGTCAaggcacatacacaaacatgtgcTTTTAAGAATACTCAAATCAGTAAATATTAAAAGCTCAACGTTCCAGTGCCCTTCCATGAAAGGGCAAACAAACTATGGCGCAATGGGCCTTTTTCACGgtggacattttgaaatgtcacGGTGCAAAAAAAGCACTGGTGTAAATAATAAGTGGAACgatggctgaattccatttagctgctttcagtTCCAGGGGACCTGGTGTCGTGCATGCTGACTCACTGTCACACAGACTTAGTCTTACTGGCACAGATGAATAGAAGAGCAGCATCGTTGATATCAGTTGTTCATTACTTCTTCTATTCTTGGAGAAGCGAAGTGTTTTACTTACttaaaaagtaatttgataGGCAACACACATGTTAATTAAGTTGTTCAAATGAAAGTTTACAAGTTATTTCCACATGATTCACaactttgatttaattaatttgcttGCTACCAATCTTAATGTATTTTAAGTTGGTAAACTATTTTCTTTTCCCAGTGTACTTTCACAACAAAATGTCTGCCATGAAAAAGGCCTGAGTATTAACATGTATCTATTGCAACTTTACTCTAACCCCATTCAAAAATATCTTTGACATTAAAATCAGATTAACATTCTGTAAAATAGGAAAACGTTGCTGCTCGTTCTCCTGATGCCACCGAGAAGCAATAACCCGCTAAAGCTTTCTGCTATTTTGAACTCATTGTATTAGTTCACTTGGTTTAATCCTCCGACTGCAAACAAATCAACGAGCAGCTGTACCATGCACACTAATTCAGCCAAGCCTCTTCTGAGTCTTTATTCCAGGAGTTGGTGGATTAAACGAAGGTCCCTCTGAATATTGGAATTTCACTGGACTTGTGGAAAGTAAAGTGACTCAAATCACATATGGCGCTGTCCACTGGAGGATTGGAGGACACCTTCACAACGGGTAAAGCTAACCGTACCTCTAGGCTCTGCTGCTTTGAtttctgccctctagtggttaAAAAATAGCTTGACGCACATTTTAAAATCGTCAGAGTAGCAAAAGCATTTTGGTTCTAGGAACTCATCTGTATGGACAAGTATTgtaaacatttgtattaaaaaaaaaaaaaacattttaaaagagtTAATGAACGTACTGCATCGGTACTAACTACCTAAAAACTCGAACAGACCAAATAACCCTTGATGCACAAGATGGAGAATGTCCGACGACGAGGCCACTTACAGTTCATGACCACATCTCCAAACATGGGCTGTGTTTTGGGCAAATTATACTTACGGATGGAACCTCGTATGTTCTAGCTTGCATCAAAACGCTGTCTGAAAGTAAGACACCGCTTTTAATGTCTGTTTAAAGAAGTGCAGTAGCCGACAGGTCAGTGGAAATTTCAAGTGCTGTTTCCTTGTTCTTGCTCAAACAGCAGCATGGCGAGCTGCGAGCGAGAGCCGAGCCCTTCCAGGTTACTCTGAACACACCTGTGGTAGATGTCCTCGCTGAGTCTCGGGTTGCAAGTTTGGTAGCGGTACTGCTGGTGCAATGCTGGCTCCACCGCCCTGAAGACGTGCAGACCCGAGTACTTCACGAACATGTCATAGATGTCCGTGGTCTCGAGAATCTCCTCGTTCTCCTGGACGTCCGACACCATCCGCGTGCGCGTGGACATGTAGTCGGTGTTGTAAAAACAGGACTCTTCAAATGACAGGCGGTCGAATTGGCCCGCGTCCTTGATCAGATCGACCGTGGCCGGATGCGGTTGGTTGTGATAGGCCACGTCAGGATTGTAGTCCTGGAAATGGACGGGGAAGAACACCTGCCAGTTGTTTATGGAATTCATGCGACAGCGGTTCAGGAATtcagtgttgatgtttgtgttgacgCCAGCCAAGAAGAACAGCGTGTCGACGGGGTGCTTCTTGGAGATGATGTCCATGAACTTGATCTGGGAAGGCGTCTCCGTCTTGACACTTATCCAAGGTATTTTCACCGTGGGATATTTTCGCTCATAAGTATTAATCTGAGTCTTTACACTGGCGAATATATCATTCTGATTCACCTGTTGCGCCTCCACTGggtcataaataaataagaatgttAGAATAGCATTTTCACTTGTCTCAAAGGCGTTGGAGGCAAAGACTTCAAGGAAATGCTGAACAAAGCCCTGGTCCTTCAGAGTAAGAGGTATTATGATGTGAACTCTTGTGGCTTCAGTAACATAGGGCATGGGAATTATCTCTATTTGGCTCAAAGGTCGCACCAGGTGAACCCTCTTAGTGATGGAACGGCTGTGACCTTTCTGGTTTACAACCTCTAGCTGAAGGTCCAAGGTGTACTCCATGCCCCGGACGGGGTCGAAGCGCCTGTAGCCGTTAAttagctgctgcttcttcaggtGTAAAACAGGCTTGTACTTCTTGTTCAGCTCTCCGACGGCCGTGTCGATGACATCAGCCACATCCATGCGGTCAATGCCACGCAGCTCACACTTGGGAGCGCCATCAATGCACAGATATATCTCCTCCTCTGTAAAGTATTCCCACTTCAACACTTCAAACCGGGATTTGGGCTCAAAAGGTGGATTGATCCCCACGGGCCACTGGGAGCTTCGGTTGCCATCAAAAGCAACAACACTCACGTTCTTTATTTCTGCCtgtggcaaaacaaaaaagggttCAGACAGTTACAGTTAACAACCTGTTaatcacaaaataacacaacgCTAAAACCTGGAGCTGCAATACTGGAGGCCAATGAGGAAAGAGAGGCCAggtgt
Proteins encoded in this region:
- the chpfa gene encoding chondroitin sulfate synthase 2, with protein sequence MRFSALMSVLRSVGPVIVGISLGFTLSLLSVNWTDEACRAAEAEDVTAAPDGQLRGARKPSSISSLGEGESEEQFEPRIVPYKQVQQGTPKKVFRARYISTELGIRERLFVGVLTSKNTINTMGVAVNRTISHHLDSVIFFTGMRNRKVPHGMFVVSHGDERLIWNMFQTIRYILDHYINEYDWFYFVQDDTYTEADRIKTLVDHLSMERELYMGSPEEFIGGEMEGKYCYGGFGYLLSRSLLLRLQPFLENCRNDILSARPDEWLGRCIIDYTNTNCVSEYEERQYHHYELGKNSDPSKEQNEHFKNALTVHPVSDPEQMYRLHRYFTEIELQKTYDEIAKLQAEIKNVSVVAFDGNRSSQWPVGINPPFEPKSRFEVLKWEYFTEEEIYLCIDGAPKCELRGIDRMDVADVIDTAVGELNKKYKPVLHLKKQQLINGYRRFDPVRGMEYTLDLQLEVVNQKGHSRSITKRVHLVRPLSQIEIIPMPYVTEATRVHIIIPLTLKDQGFVQHFLEVFASNAFETSENAILTFLFIYDPVEAQQVNQNDIFASVKTQINTYERKYPTVKIPWISVKTETPSQIKFMDIISKKHPVDTLFFLAGVNTNINTEFLNRCRMNSINNWQVFFPVHFQDYNPDVAYHNQPHPATVDLIKDAGQFDRLSFEESCFYNTDYMSTRTRMVSDVQENEEILETTDIYDMFVKYSGLHVFRAVEPALHQQYRYQTCNPRLSEDIYHRCVQSNLEGLGSRSQLAMLLFEQEQGNST